In one window of Tubulanus polymorphus chromosome 3, tnTubPoly1.2, whole genome shotgun sequence DNA:
- the LOC141902527 gene encoding uncharacterized protein LOC141902527: protein MFNVCERTIAQRVMEFGLRVSNMSDKLSDDILDDIVADAVAIHPNWGEKLHAGHIQSLGLRVQRDRIRESLRRVDPDGIDERKRKTLKRREYWVPGPNFIWHVDGNHKLIRWRIVIHGGIDGFSRIPVFMRCSNNNRADTVFRSFKNAVERYGLPQKVRSDHGGENVLIADYIIAHPDRGPGHFITGRSVHNQRIERLWRDVYSLCTSTFYNLFHSLEEECLLIADNDVDLYVLHMVFLPRLQNSINRFIDAWICHKVRTVGQSPLQLWLRGENQGSPPVGDHLELMAANLDDHERVMVPLTPCPIDEADLPVFQELSRSSMETEHDLGKNAYIEIRQAFLHLLL, encoded by the exons ATGTTCAATGTTTGTGAAAGAACTATTGCTCAACGTGTTATGGAATTTGGACTTCGCGTCTCTAATATGTCAGATAAATTATCAG ATGATATTCTTGATGACATCGTGGCAGATGCTGTAGCCATTCATCCTAATTGGGGAGAAAAGCTACATGCTGGCCACATACAAAGTTTAGGCCTTAGAGTTCAGCGTGACCGGATAAGGGAGTCGTTAAGACGGGTCGACCCAGATGGAATCGATGAGAGGAAACGGAAAACACTGAAGAGAAGAGAATATTGGGTTCCAGGGCCAAATTTTATATGGCATGTAGATGGCAATCATAAGTTGATTAG atGGCGTATAGTAATTCATGGGGGAATTGATGGATTTTCTCGGATTCCTGTCTTTATGAGATGTAGCAACAACAATAGAGCAGATACAGTTTTTAGGAGTTTCAAAAATGCAGTCGAAAGATATGGGCTACCCCAGAAAGTTAGATCAGACCACGGTGGAGAAAATGTCTTAATTGCTGATTACATAATTGCACATCCTGACAGAGGCCCTGGGCATTTTATTACTGGCCGCAGTGTCCACAATCAACGGATAGAAAGACTTTGGCGCGATGTGTATTCTCTCTGCACATCTACCTtctataatttatttcattcactaGAAGAAGAATGTTTACTGATAGCAGACAATGACGTTGACCTGTATGTTTTGCACATGGTTTTTCTACCCCGCCTACAAAACAGCATTAATCGCTTTATTGATGCCTGGATATGTCATAAGGTCAGAACAGTGGGTCAGTCACCGCTTCAATTATGGTTAAGAGGTGAAAACCAAGGCAGCCCTCCTGTTGGTGATCATTTG GAACTAATGGCAGCTAACTTGGATGATCACGAGAGAGTTATGGTGCCCTTAACTCCATGTCCCATAGATGAAGCAGATCTACCAGTGTTCCAAGAGTTGTCAAGAAGTTCAATGGAAACAGAACATGACTTAGGAAAAAATGCTTATATTGAAATCCGACAAGCTTTCCTGCATTTATTATTGTAA